A part of Drosophila ananassae strain 14024-0371.13 chromosome 2R, ASM1763931v2, whole genome shotgun sequence genomic DNA contains:
- the LOC123257127 gene encoding eukaryotic translation initiation factor 5A-like, with product MADDDDAQFDTVDSGASKTFPMQCSALRKNGFVMLKGRPCKIVDMSTSKTGKHGHAKVHLVGVDIFTQKKYEDICPSTHNMDVPHVKREDYQLTDISDDGFVTLMSDNGEIREDLKVPEGELGGTLRSEFDEGKDLLCTVLAACGEECVIAMKTNSGLDK from the coding sequence ATGGCGGACGACGACGACGCCCAGTTTGACACCGTGGACTCGGGGGCTTCTAAGACCTTCCCCATGCAGTGCTCGGCTCTGCGCAAGAATGGATTCGTGATGCTGAAGGGTCGCCCCTGCAAGATCGTCGACATGTCTACCTCGAAGACTGGAAAGCATGGCCACGCCAAGGTCCACCTGGTGGGGGTCGACATATTCACCCAGAAGAAGTACGAGGACATTTGCCCCTCGACCCACAACATGGACGTGCCTCATGTGAAGCGCGAGGACTACCAGCTAACTGATATCAGCGACGATGGCTTCGTAACCCTGATGTCGGACAACGGAGAGATTCGGGAGGACCTCAAGGTGCCAGAGGGTGAGCTGGGAGGGACCTTGCGTTCCGAGTTCGACGAGGGCAAGGACCTCCTCTGCACCGTGCTGGCGGCCTGCGGCGAGGAGTGCGTCATCGCCATGAAGACCAACAGCGGCTTGGACAAGTAA
- the LOC123257129 gene encoding uncharacterized protein LOC123257129, with protein sequence MFRIIAVILALSTVALAAPGFVEPHYGVVPVAHVAPVVSVVKHVPVVKSVPVVQHVPVVKNVPVIKNVPVVKHVPVVHNVPVVKSYAVPAYGHVIYH encoded by the exons ATGTTCCGCATT ATCGCCGTGATCCTCGCACTCTCTACTGTGGCTTTGGCCGCTCCCGGCTTTGTTGAGCCACACTACGGCGTGGTTCCTGTTGCGCATGTAGCTCCAGTGGTTTCCGTGGTAAAACACGTTCCGGTGGTAAAGAGTGTCCCAGTGGTCCAGCACGTTCCCGTGGTAAAAAATGTCCCTGTCATTAAAAATGTTCCCGTGGTAAAGCATGTTCCTGTGGTTCACAATGTGCCTGTTGTCAAGTCCTACGCGGTTCCAGCTTACGGACACGTAATTTACCATTGA
- the LOC123257128 gene encoding uncharacterized protein LOC123257128, whose translation MFRFIAVFCALFSVVLAAPSYIAPHYGVVPVAHVAPVVSVVKHVPVVKSVPVVQHVPVVKNVPVIKNVSVVKHVPVVHNVPVVKSYAVPAYGHDIYSGF comes from the exons ATGTTCCGCTTT atCGCCGTGTTCTGCGCCCTCTTCTCGGTGGTCTTGGCTGCTCCCAGCTATATTGCACCGCATTACGGTGTGGTGCCTGTTGCCCATGTAGCTCCAGTGGTTTCCGTGGTAAAACACGTTCCGGTGGTAAAGAGTGTCCCAGTGGTCCAGCACGTTCCCGTGGTGAAAAATGTCCCTgtcattaaaaatgtttccGTGGTAAAGCATGTTCCTGTGGTTCACAATGTGCCTGTTGTCAAGTCCTACGCGGTTCCAGCTTACGGACATGACATTTACAGTGGATTTTAA